A DNA window from Plasmodium brasilianum strain Bolivian I chromosome 12, whole genome shotgun sequence contains the following coding sequences:
- a CDS encoding 1-acyl-sn-glycerol-3-phosphate acyltransferase, giving the protein MEGSRNKGDRTIIVLNPFWRIKIIRKPNKGYRPTKTLLFFNHLSSLDPWIVNAGTIIWNVKFVFKSSLFKVPFGGQALYLAGDIPIYFTKGKGGWEVRQGGVEDIMKTCKEYQDLNISIVVFPEGTRSLSGQLQFFKSGFFRYAIENNCEILPCALHGTDNIWPVKSKTVDIGTVYLSFGEPFYPSENMTVDELKEKTRNAIFDLIKDFPDYDPERDNLSTELTRARGHGI; this is encoded by the exons TTATAGTTTTGAACCCATTTtggagaataaaaataataagaaaaccTAATAAGGGTTATAGGCCAACTAAGACTCTCTTGTTTTTTAATCATTTGTCGTCACTCGATCCGTGGATTGTTAATGCTGGCACCATAATTTGGAAtgttaaatttgtttttaaaagttcattatttaaagtaCCATTTGGAGGTCAGGCATTATATTTGGCAGGGGATATtccaatatattttactaaagGAAAAGGAGGATGGGAAGTAAGGCAAGGAGGAGTAGAAGATATTATGAAAACATGTAAAGAGTATCAAGATTTAAATATTAGCATAGTTGTATTCCCAGAAGGTACAAGATCTCTTAGTGGACAACTACAATTTTTCAAATCCGGATTTTTTAGATATGCAATTGAAAACAATTGTGAAATATTACCATGTGCATTACATGGAACAGACAATATATGGCCGGTTAAATCAAAAACAGTTGATATAGGAACTGTGTATCTTTCTTTTGGAGAACCTTTTTATCCTAGTGAAAATATGACTGTTGATGAACTGAAGGAAAAAACGAGAAATGCTATTTTTGACTTGATCAAAGATTTCCCAGATTACGATCCTGAG AGAGATAATTTATCGACTGAATTAACACGAGCAAGGGGACACggtatataa
- a CDS encoding eukaryotic translation initiation factor 2-alpha kinase 1: MINRDKTSFSEENILNDIHYLTMMKNINIDIIQEGLLKNAIDDDDTNSIQFLEDDNCSKSELTILNARFKVEETNYTSNKHELRYADINITIDFNKKQFAYSIDNSKIHKCYYLKITVLLDYIIEEGLSFKESILYLHNSINDSNSMNCACWGNDKSAKNDKSNRKKQGDITEKSDKHEKSENNEGPYLEYKQSDNSKIEPFDIKDDTVHKGVDKLKVYINLYEQGDIIFLDKKKEMDELRRVTSPTYFDDNIIFLDNENDKLGQNELLESVNSKIEHNVVVKQGHTDIAFLKEEEERKRKEKRKSEELKKNHKDEQKEEKEEKEERDERENNNYNDVREDKDDVYYTDKDYDDYINDNDDKDYIDDYYYNDHVDNDDYNIDNIKEESKSYKKEGYNERGEKAFSLKDAEEISLFLKSDFRNNEFEKDNPRMKGRDRKYEVEEEKKKKAFTKIMNENTPVTVLLSEKGNEVCKELINNHSRYYRDFKEEKVLGCGGFGYVMKVKNKRFDITYALKKIRLSSYSNGSTFLNTNDDVMDEDDNYIVEEAIMFSKLQHENIVRYYDAWIEKNIDFYLCKEIKHYSEENIKKTKKEYIDFMEEIKQTWNCKKSYEEKSKEKYLYILMEYCPGKTLREAIDCGFIYENEKLIWELIKQILKGLYFIHDMKKMHRDIKPSNIFLQISDDILTAKIGDFGLTTQVGNNKINPSAGTVNYISPEQLKGEYFDQKADIFSLGVVFFEMFHKPFSTIMERSIVLSNLLKGIYPEYMQSESKRFQFLSSLLAINPKERSSAYKLLHDYFFFSFEKDYTEIYNLVEKKRNCEEVHTIISALFNKFDTKREEKIIKKEDMLTFQSAKMFTEESDIRKSIKKKIIASLKSRGAIFIITPIVLRNKYYINLENIYIDECNCSQHSYKKKECKTTNIYINTNICNNVVNLVYLLDIYGNTVTLRPSFFLSFSEYIYENINCYSKNNETSFYLKFYTEGYTYKYHTIKSKQTKKDINTQIYPEEVEKIFYCILINSKNLYGKEELNYHSIFSNSDILVSVYTLYNHLPHFNKLLFLWSYIDLLPLILNVCLDISQSDCDELSLILKKNTSLLVSKSSITPLVQQFKMCSNSGNSNSSSNNNINSSGNNNSNGNSNNNSSSNNNNNNNNNNNSSGNSNSNNNNNSSGNINSNNNNNSSGSNNININNNNINNNNINNNNISNNNISNNNISNNNISNNNISNNNISNNNISNNNISNNNISNNNISNNNISNNNISNNNISNNNISNNNISNNNISNNNINNNNSNASKISDFIYSLFQLKCENNKVDEYLNSLSKFISDILNKKDPFFSGYNKNSLLPGMENANAYYSGNSSAIGGPTDGPTGSPAGDPIGSSFGNDIDTRSNYVIRCKSKKKNETLIKYTGTDAHENEANKMNIFSVLDKVRKINNFIGTNTIIDNTCFDLFLNYEENIFSNEIIFYVINEGKNKDIIAYGGRFDRIMQKLNRANVRCDSANGCGNVGDSNNIWGDYAYGSSIVEGSNNVQGNSNLEGGNANGSSNVEDGHIGGFGSSSSGNTNTLNIKAYGVEIYVDKIFLKVTECSEKMFNMPLIGTSDKSQIFKNFLLTPHDHNNFACTNNIIHSSFNNGPLNYSSPKVLIEVYEIENLLVAYDLSRNLLSNNIPSYTYFSSNTAHNKKKAKRFKQQEIKFIISIKSNSNDASFDMLNSVKLNDVIYKIFNSNNEDYNFLRQEELIHYLTKNM; the protein is encoded by the exons atgataaatcgAGACAAGACCTCCTTTTCTGAGGAAAATATCTTGAATGACATACACTATTTGACtatgatgaaaaatattaatatagatATTATTCAGGAGgg ACTACTGAAAAATGCAATAGATGATGATGATACGAACAGCATCCAGTTTCTGGAAGATGATAATTGTTCAAAGAGTGAATTAACAATACTTAATGCCCGTTTTAAAGTAGAAGAAACAAATTATACTTCTAATAAACATGAACTAAGATATGCAGACATTAACATAACTATagattttaataaaaaacaattcGCGTACAGCATAGATAATtctaaaatacataaatgttactatttaaaaataacagtACTTTTAGATTATATTATAGAAGAAGGGTTGAGCTTTAAAGagagtatattatatttacacaaCTCAATCAATGATAGTAATTCCATGAATTGTGCTTGTTGGGGAAATGACAAAAGTgcaaaaaatgataaaagcAACAGAAAGAAGCAAGGAGACATAACTGAAAAAAGTGACAAACATGAGAAAAGTGAAAACAATGAAGGTCCATATTTAGAATATAAGCAAAGCGATAATTCGAAAATTGAACCCTTTGATATAAAGGATGATACAGTACATAAAGGAGTAGATAAGCTAAAggtttatattaatttgtatGAACAAGgagatattatatttttagataaaaaaaaggaaatggaTGAACTAAGGAGAGTTACATCCCCAACGTACTTCGACGATAACATCATTTTCTtagataatgaaaatgacAAATTAGGTCAAAACGAATTACTGGAATCAGTTAATTCCAAAATAGAACATAATGTGGTAGTTAAACAAGGGCACACAGACATAGCATTTTTgaaggaagaagaagagagaaaaaggaaagaaaaacgaaaaagtgaagaattgaaaaaaaatcacAAGGATGAACAGAAAGaggaaaaggaagaaaaagaagaaagagatgaaagagaaaataataattacaacGACGTTAGAGAGGACAAGGATGATGTCTATTACACTGATAAAGATTATGATGACTATATTAACGATAACGATGATAAAGACTATATTgatgattattattataatgacCATGTTGACAATGATGACTACAATATCGACAATATAAAGGAGGAATCAAAAAGTTACAAAAAGGAAGGATATAATGAAAGAGGTGAAAAAGCGTTTTCCTTAAAAGACGCTGAAGAAATAagtttatttcttaaaagcGATTTTAGAAATAACGAATTTGAGAAAGATAATCCACGAATGAAGGGAAGGGACAGAAAATATGAAGtagaagaggaaaaaaaaaaaaaggcgtTTACGAAAATTATGAATGAAAATACACCTGTAACTGTTTTACTGTCTGAAAAAGGAAACGAGGTTTGTAAAGAACTAATTAATAATCATTCTAGATATTATCGAGATTTCAAAGAAGAGAAAGTGTTAGGCTGCGGTGGGTTTGGTTATGTAATGAAAGTTAAGAATAAAAGATTCGATATTACGtatgctttaaaaaaaataaggttaAGTAGTTACAGTAATGGATCTACTTTTCTAAATACAAATGATGATGTTATGGATGAAGATGACAATTATATAGTAGAAGAGGCGATAATGTTTTCAAAATTACAACATGAAAATATTGTTAGGTATTATGATGCATggattgaaaaaaatattgatttTTACCTATGTAAGgaaataaaacattatagTGAagagaatattaaaaaaacaaaaaaagaatacattGATTTTATggaagaaataaaacaaacttggaattgtaaaaaaagctatgaagaaaaatctaaagagaaatatttatatatattaatggaaTATTGCCCAGGAAAAACATTAAGAGAAGCTATAGATTGTGGgtttatttatgaaaatgagAAGCTAATATGGGAATTAATTAAACAGATATTAAAGGGATTATATTTTATCCATGATATGAAGAAAATGCATAGAGATATTAAACcgtctaatatatttttacaaataagtGATGATATTTTAACGGCGAAAATTGGCGATTTTGGATTAACAACACAAGTTggaaacaataaaataaacccATCAGCAGGAACagttaattatatatcaCCTGAACAACTTAAAGGTGAATACTTCGATCAAAAGGCGGACATTTTTTCACTAGGTGTagttttttttgaaatgttTCATAAACCGTTTTCTACAATTATGGAAAGATCCATCGTATTatcaaatttattaaaaggaatatatCCGGAATATATGCAATCAGAAAGTAAAAGATTTCAGTTTTTGTCAAGTCTGCTAGCCATAAATCCAAAGGAGAGATCTTCTGCATATAAGTTGCTACacgattatttttttttttcctttgaaAAGGATTATACGGAAATTTACAATttagtagaaaaaaaaaggaattgtGAAGAAGTGCATACAATAATTAGtgcattatttaataaatttgacACTAagagagaagaaaaaataataaaaaaagaagacatGTTAACCTTTCAAAGCGCTAAAATGTTTACTGAAGAATCTGATATTAggaaaagtataaaaaagaaaattatagcATCTTTAAAAAGTAGAGGtgcaatttttataattacacCTATTGTTTTacgaaataaatattatataaatttagaaaatatttatattgatGAGTGTAATTGTTCTCAACATTCTTATAAGAAGAAAGAATGTAAAACgacgaatatatatattaatacaaatatatgtaacaaTGTAGTTAACCTGGTATATTTGTTAGATATCTATGGAAACACTGTAACATTGCGCCCTAGTTTTTTCTTGTCTTTTtccgaatatatatatgaaaatattaattgttatagtaaaaataatgaaacaagcttttacttaaaattttatactgaaggatatacatacaaatatcaTACCATTAAGAGTAAACAAACGAAGAAAGATATTAACACACAAATATACCCAGAAGAGGtagagaaaatattttattgcattttaattaattctaaAAACTTATATGGGAAGGAAGAATTAAATTACCACTCGATATTTTCTAATTCGGATATCTTGGTATCTGTTTATACTCTGTACAATCACCTAccacattttaataaattattatttttatggtCATATATTGACTTACTTCCTTTAATATTGAACGTATGCTTAGATATATCACAAAGTGACTGTGATGAGTTGAGTctcattttgaaaaagaataCTTCTTTACTAGTCAGCAAGTCATCAATCACACCGTTGGTGCAGCAGTTTAAAATGTGTAGCAACAGTGGGAATAGTAATAGCAGTAGcaataacaatattaatagtagtggtaataataatagcaatggtaatagcaataacaatagcagcagtaataacaataacaataacaataataataacaatagcagtggtaatagcaatagtaataacaataacaatagcaGTGGTAATATCaacagtaataacaataacaacagcagtggtagtaataatattaatattaacaataataacataaacaataataacataaacaataataatataagtaataataatattagtaataataatattagcaataataatattagcaataataatattagcaataataatattagcaataataatattagcaataataatataagtaataataatattagcaataataatattagcaataataatattagcaataataatattagcaataataatattagcaataataatattagcaataataatattagcaataataatattagcaataataatattaacaataataatagtaatgcATCGAAAATAAgtgattttatatatagcCTATTTCAGCtaaaatgtgaaaataaCAAAGTAGATGAATACTTGAATAGTTTATCTAAATTTATATCGGATAtactaaataaaaaggaCCCCTTTTTTAGTGGTTATAACAAAAACTCCCTTTTACCGGGCATGGAAAATGCGAATGCATATTATAGTGGTAATAGTAGTGCTATTGGTGGTCCTACTGATGGTCCTACTGGAAGTCCTGCAGGCGATCCCATTGGTAGTTCCTTTGGTAATGATATTGATACTCGAAGTAACTATGTAATTAGATGCaaatcgaaaaaaaaaaatgaaacgtTAATTAAGTATACAGGTACTGATGCACATGAAAATGAagcaaataaaatgaatattttttctgtacTAGATAAAGTAAGGAagattaataattttattgggACAAACACTATAATTGATAATACATGCTTtgacttatttttaaattatgaagaaaatatattttcgaatgaaattatattttatgtaataaatgaaggtaaaaataaagacaTAATAGCTTATGGAGGAAGATTCGACAGGATAATGCAGAAGTTGAACCGTGCCAATGTAAGGTGTGATAGTGCAAATGGTTGTGGCAACGTAGGGGATAGTAACAATATATGGGGTGATTATGCATATGGTAGTAGTATTGTAGAGGGTAGTAACAACGTACAGGGTAATAGTAATTTAGAGGGTGGTAATGCAAACGGTAGTAGTAATGTAGAGGATGGTCATATAGGCGGTTTtggtagtagcagtagtggTAATACCaatacattaaatataaaagcatATGGTGTTGAAATTTATGTagacaaaatatttttgaaagtTACGGAATGTAgtgaaaaaatgtttaatatgCCATTGATAGGTACATCCGATAAATCACAAATATTcaagaattttttattaactccCCATGATCACAATAATTTTGCatgtacaaataatataattcattcATCTTTTAACAATGGTCCACTCAATTATTCATCTCCAAAAGTGTTAATTGAAGTATATGAAATTGAAAACTTGTTAGTCGCTTATGATTTGTCAAGAAATTTattaagtaataatattccttcatatacatatttttctagTAATACTgcacataataaaaaaaaggcaaaaagaTTTAAACAGCAAGAAattaaattcattatttCAATTAAATCAAATAGCAATGATGCCTCTTTTGATATGCTTAACTCAGTCAAATTAAATgatgttatttataaaatttttaattccaATAATGAAGATTATAATTTCTTGCGCCAGGAAGAATTAATACATTACCTAACCAAAAATATGTAG
- a CDS encoding hypothetical protein (conserved Plasmodium protein), translating into MSLELFDDIDIIKKHYNLKNPEGATKLDENEEDRVINLPIVCKNKIAIEKEGSENHLNNYIKALKIIIRYIPFNDSIKKKITEKKLYQNLFLGRQNYNSNSNIMKEEIANNNNTDNNYDTSRENINSYPDNIKLHEDLLELYSEVDKYELILLINLITHNGNSEDIFEFLYPYYFYYIILNKLKKDNVFMLLNNFIINKKTYDKLIRTKDFSFVLFLSVLDSLKKIKNDVTTCNYFYVFIENSLKYENHLFIHIIRGMRSLYTDFYGYIQKMKENIFLFFKKNIVFSNRKILNITDNKNYILKYISLMFRLIFETLYNILDEKNFKVEQVLEYKNLYKTIIEQIKENLIYINEINYFDNFVDVHIDLYSNYVLFMDMFVYYKKKFNLEIFKLILFISNIFSDHYEELDDLSCSEKKVFIDIIFTYLKTIHKMRNYHLLKNDEILYRKFVLNRYIISIVANFSVNNIISNYIKKLNGLDTLRKFMYIDDKDPCLPEYITLAIKHIKENENFNEL; encoded by the exons atgTCGTTGGAATTGTTCGATGATATTGATATCATCAAAAAACactacaatttaaaaaatccaGAAGGGGCAACAAAATTAGacgaaaatgaagaagataGAGTAATTAATCTGCCAATAGtttgtaaaaacaaaattgcaATAGAAAAAGAAGGGAGTGAGAATCATCTAAATAACTATATAAAAGcattaaaaattatcatacgttatattccttttaatgattctattaaaaaaaaaataacggaaaaaaaattgtatcaGAACTTATTTTTAGGAAGACAGaattataatagtaattCAAATATAATGAAGGAAGAAATcgcaaataataataataccgataataattatgatacttcaagggaaaatataaacagcTACCCTGATAACATAAAATTACATGAAGACTTACTAGAATTATATTCTGAAGTTGATAAATACGAATTAatacttttaattaatttaataactCACAATGGAAATAGTGAGGACATATTTGAATTTCTTTATCcgtattatttctattatattatattaaataaacttaaaaaagataatgtATTTATGCTTCTGAACAATTtcataataaacaaaaaaacatatgACAAATTAATCAGAACGAaagatttttcttttgttctaTTTCTGTCTGTTTTAGactctttaaaaaaaataaaaaatgatgtaactacttgtaattatttttatgtctttattgaaaattcattaaaatatgaaaatcatttatttatacatattataagaGGTATGAGATCATTGTACACGGATTTTTATGGTTAcattcaaaaaatgaaagaaaatatattcctttttttcaaaaaaaatatagtatttaGCAATAGGAAAATTCTAAATATCacagataataaaaattacatattgaaatatatatcattgaTGTTTAGATTGATTTTTGAAACATTATACAACATTctagatgaaaaaaattttaaagtagAGCAAGTATTGGAGTAcaagaatttatataaaacgataattgaacaaattaaggaaaatctaatttatattaatgaaataaactATTTTGACAATTTTGTTGATGTACACATCGATTTATATAGCAACTATGTTTTGTTTATGGACATGTTTgtgtattataaaaaaaagttcaatttagaaattttcaaattaattttatttatatctaatATTTTTAGTGACCATTATGAAGAGTTAGATGATCTGTCttgttcagaaaaaaaagtattcattgacattatttttacataccTAAAAACTATACATAAAATGAgaaattatcatttattaaaaaacgATGAAATTCTTTATCGCAAATTCGTCTTAAACAGATACATAATTAGTATAGTAGCAAACTTTTctgtaaataatattatttcgaattatataaaaaaacttaaTG gCCTCGATACCTTGAGAAAATTCATGTACATTGATGACAAAGACCCTTGCCTACCTGAATATATTACTTTg GCCATTAAACACATaaaggaaaatgaaaattttaacgAACTTTAA